The following proteins are encoded in a genomic region of Alistipes shahii WAL 8301:
- a CDS encoding Crp/Fnr family transcriptional regulator produces the protein MEAFIEKFSRKYNLPAADCLRLIGLMERRVFCKGECVVRQGERNSDFYVVSRGIWLGHYLDDGADVSVWFAGEGEALFSTWGYVGNEVSKISIEAMCDAELYGISKADLEAFFARSAGAANFGRRLFEEQFLALENWMLSGGAPRAEERYRTLMEESPELLQYVPLKHIASYLWITPQSLSRIRAKLGKKKG, from the coding sequence ATGGAGGCGTTTATCGAGAAATTCAGCAGGAAATACAACCTGCCCGCGGCGGACTGCCTGCGGCTGATCGGGCTGATGGAACGGCGCGTGTTCTGCAAGGGGGAGTGCGTCGTCCGTCAGGGCGAGCGGAATTCCGATTTCTACGTCGTGAGCCGCGGCATCTGGCTGGGACACTATCTCGACGACGGCGCGGATGTCTCGGTCTGGTTCGCCGGCGAGGGCGAGGCGCTCTTTTCGACGTGGGGTTACGTGGGCAACGAGGTTTCGAAAATCTCCATCGAGGCGATGTGCGACGCCGAACTTTACGGCATCTCCAAAGCCGACCTGGAGGCCTTTTTCGCCCGATCGGCCGGAGCGGCCAATTTCGGGAGGAGGCTTTTCGAGGAGCAGTTCCTGGCGCTCGAAAACTGGATGCTCTCGGGCGGCGCTCCGCGGGCCGAGGAGCGCTACCGGACGCTGATGGAGGAAAGCCCCGAACTGCTGCAATACGTGCCGCTGAAGCACATCGCCTCCTACCTCTGGATCACGCCGCAGTCGTTGAGCCGCATCCGGGCCAAACTGGGGAAGAAAAAGGGTTGA
- a CDS encoding efflux transporter outer membrane subunit — protein sequence MKRSATYLLGVLLLLAAGSCSVQKKCKAPQLDMPAEIVAGQSDTLTLSDRKWWEVYTDTTLCRLIGRTLDRNRNMLSAEARIRQLEELYRVSKAARLPSLGGLAAADYETNDYYGEAHKGDAEFDVKATLSWEADLWGNLRWAKRKGAAEYLASVEAARAMQMTLVAEVATAYFELVALDHELGVVRRTVETREESVRQAKLRFEGGLTSETAYQQAKVELASASALIPDLELRIAQKENQISVLAGDYPSRVARSKMDMNVRMPDSLPVGLPSTLLQRRPDVRQAEQNLKAAMASAGMAYADRFPRLTISLTGGLENDALKGLINSPFSYAAGNLTAPLFAFGSKRAKYRAALAAYDQARLAYEQKVLEVFREVNDAVTAYRNMRRTAELKFNLKEAARQYVVLAKLQYINGVIRYIDVLDAQRKFFDAQVEESKAVRNEHLALVGLYKALGGGWQPSDAEKKG from the coding sequence ATGAAACGAAGCGCAACATATCTCCTCGGAGTGCTTCTGCTGCTCGCGGCGGGAAGCTGCTCCGTGCAGAAGAAGTGCAAGGCTCCGCAGCTCGACATGCCCGCGGAGATCGTCGCCGGGCAGAGCGACACGCTGACGCTGAGCGACCGGAAGTGGTGGGAGGTCTACACCGACACGACGCTCTGCCGGCTGATCGGCCGCACGCTCGACCGCAACCGCAACATGCTCTCGGCCGAAGCGCGCATCCGCCAGCTGGAGGAGCTTTACCGCGTAAGCAAGGCGGCCCGGCTGCCGTCGCTGGGCGGGCTGGCCGCTGCCGACTACGAGACCAACGACTACTACGGCGAAGCGCACAAGGGCGACGCCGAGTTCGACGTGAAAGCCACCTTGAGTTGGGAGGCCGACCTGTGGGGCAACCTGCGCTGGGCCAAGCGCAAGGGCGCGGCCGAATACCTCGCCTCGGTCGAGGCGGCGCGCGCCATGCAGATGACGCTCGTGGCGGAGGTCGCCACGGCCTACTTCGAGCTGGTGGCTCTGGACCACGAACTGGGCGTCGTACGCCGCACGGTGGAGACCCGCGAGGAGAGCGTGCGTCAGGCGAAACTGCGTTTCGAAGGAGGACTGACCTCCGAAACGGCCTACCAGCAGGCGAAGGTTGAGCTGGCGAGCGCCTCGGCGCTGATTCCCGACCTCGAACTGCGCATCGCCCAGAAGGAGAACCAGATTTCGGTGCTCGCGGGCGACTATCCCTCGCGCGTGGCGCGCTCGAAGATGGACATGAACGTCCGGATGCCCGACTCGCTGCCCGTGGGCCTTCCTTCGACGCTGCTGCAACGCCGTCCCGACGTGCGGCAGGCCGAGCAGAACCTCAAGGCGGCGATGGCCTCGGCGGGCATGGCCTATGCCGACCGGTTCCCGCGGCTGACGATCTCGCTGACGGGAGGGCTCGAAAACGACGCGCTCAAGGGACTCATCAATTCGCCCTTCTCCTACGCCGCCGGCAACCTCACCGCGCCGCTGTTCGCCTTCGGATCGAAGCGTGCGAAATACCGCGCGGCGCTGGCGGCCTACGACCAGGCGCGGCTGGCCTACGAACAGAAAGTGCTGGAGGTTTTCCGCGAAGTGAACGACGCCGTGACGGCCTACCGCAACATGCGCAGGACGGCCGAACTGAAATTCAACCTCAAGGAGGCGGCCCGGCAATACGTCGTGCTGGCCAAATTGCAGTATATCAACGGCGTGATCCGCTACATCGACGTGCTCGACGCCCAGCGGAAGTTCTTCGACGCACAGGTCGAGGAGAGCAAGGCGGTGCGCAACGAGCACCTCGCGCTCGTGGGGTTGTACAAGGCCCTCGGGGGCGGGTGGCAGCCGTCGGATGCCGAAAAAAAGGGTTGA